A window from Hemicordylus capensis ecotype Gifberg chromosome 2, rHemCap1.1.pri, whole genome shotgun sequence encodes these proteins:
- the LOC128343816 gene encoding class I histocompatibility antigen, F10 alpha chain-like: MDPIEKANPSPEAPHARLSARQQLEDRAPETTDSSQMPLRDSHRLLLGAAALFLLGGSLGSSSHSVRFHYAMWDSAEELPQFMDNGYLDDQIFIHYDKKIRQPMPLVPWMKKLVEDDPEYWNVHTQRSSVLEKRLRQNVAMVQKYGNQSENFLTWQGICLCELREDGQKVGNTRLGYNGRDFMSFDKDTLSWTVTANAPEFKRMWDTFEDSPQYHKEFLEGVCIEWMKKYLKYAKESLHRREPPVVKVLRKMDSSGLETLICRAYGFYPREIHATWKKDGEVLEQEPLHGDVVPNSDGTYHTWTGINIDPKRRAHYQCQVEHVGFPEPHLFAWKEPASVGPIVGGILGAVAAVVLLVAAIIFYIKKQQGGYKTTSTE, encoded by the exons ATGGACCCCATagagaagg CCAATCCCAGCCCGGAGGCACCTCATGCTCGACTCTCCGCTCGACAGCAGCTGGAAGATCGCGCCCCAGAAACAACAGACTCCAGCCAGATGCCACTTCGGGACTCCCATCGCTTGCTCCTGGGGGCAGCTGCCCTCTTCTTGCTGGGGGGCTCCTTGG GCTCCTCATCGCACTCTGTGAGGTTTCATTATGCGATGTGGGATTCTGCTGAAGAGCTACCCCAATTCATGGATAATGGGTACCTGGATGACCAGATCTTCATACACTATGATAAGAAGATAAGGCAGCCCATGCCTTTAGTTCCATGGATGAAGAAGTTAGTGGAGGATGATCCTGAGTACTGGAACGTGCACACTCAGCGTTCTTCTGTCCTGGAGAAGAGACTGAGGCAAAATGTGGCGATGGTTCAGAAATATGGCAACCAGAGTGAGA ATTTTCTCACCTGGCAGGGAATATGTCTCTGTGAGCTGAGGGAGGACGGTCAGAAAGTGGGGAATACCCGGTTGGGCTACAATGGGAGAGACTTTATGAGCTTCGACAAGGACACCCTCTCCTGGACTGTAACAGCCAATGCTCCAGAGTTCAAGAGGATGTGGGACACATTTGAAGACAGTCCTCAGTATCACAAGGAATTCCTGGAAGGGGTATGCATTGAATGGATGAAGAAATACCTAAAGTATGCCAAGGAATCTCTGCACAGGAGAG AGCCTCCAGTGGTGAAGGTGCTGCGAAAGATGGACTCCAGTGGCCTGGAGACTCTCATCTGCCGTGCCTACGGCTTCTACCCCAGGGAGATCCATGCAACCTGGAAAAAAGATGGGGAAGTCTTGGAGCAGGAGCCCCTCCATGGGGATGTTGTCCCCAACTCAGATGGGACCTACCACACCTGGACTGGCATCAATATTGACCCCAAGCGCAGGGCCCACTACCAGTGCCAGGTGGAACATGTTGGTTTTCCAGAGCCTCACCTCTTCGCCTGGAAGGAACCTG CTTCAGTGGGCCCCATTGTGGGAGGCATCCtgggggctgtggctgctgttgtCCTGCTGGTGGCTGCGATCATCTTCTACATCA agaagcagcagggaggctACAAAACGACATCAACTGAgtga